In Daphnia magna isolate NIES linkage group LG6, ASM2063170v1.1, whole genome shotgun sequence, the following are encoded in one genomic region:
- the LOC116924616 gene encoding BUD13 homolog, with amino-acid sequence MTAPLSKLEYLKKYMSSSKKEENKVKKKKLKPLLKAKGGIKIVDEEIDLKKIAAGYEKDEDQLDTQEDAPLVAGVVDDRSVEMRTKQDFVENSKWKRLGIDENDGEKPISKLNTGQDVDSNRSFKPRKDSVVIKRPVVVKKERHDSDSDPSPPRRKRHDSNSDTSPPRRSRKNSTERKRNNSDSDQSPPRRSKASDSDQSPPRKHLNPDNDLSPPRRKENIDSSPQRRIKRDPDGDLSPVRPNSSAPRGGVSEKLTKTLDGKMAGLQTGRALREETEELRKREEEAFRKMDKSLTGQNATTAIRAAKLRQIEAKQQVDKEKAEKIAKLQEAYQKWNKGLKQGEAQSTQVAEAMHEMSKPLARFAGDEDLERLLREQDREGDPMAAYMAKKKVKSSGDGKGKAARPVYKGPAAAPNRFGILPGYRWDGVDRSTGYEKMYFEKQNSAVALQEEAYKWSVSDM; translated from the exons ATGACCGCGCCTTTAAGTAAATTGGAATACCTTAAGAAGTACATGTCTTcttcaaaaaaagaagaaaataaagtgaagaaaaagaaattgaagccCTTATTGAAAGCAAAAGG aGGCATCAAAATTGTTGATGAAgaaattgatttgaaaaagATAGCTGCAGGATATGAGAAAGATGAAGATCAATTAGACACACAAGAAGATGCACCTTTGGTTGCCGGTGTTGTTGATGACAGGTCAGTAGAGATGAGAACGAAGCAAGATTTTgtggaaaattcaaaatggaaaCGACTTGGAATTGATGAAAATGATGGAGAGAAACCAATATCCAAACTAAATACAGGACAAGATGTTGATTCAAACCGTAGTTTTAAACCCAGAAAAGACTCTGTCGTCATAAAAAGACCTGTTGtggtgaaaaaagaaaggcatgATTCAGATTCTGATCCAAGCCCACCTAGAAGAAAGCGCCATGATTCAAATTCCGATACAAGCCCTCCAAGGCGAAGCAGAAAAAATTCCACAGAGCGGAAACGGAATAATTCTGACTCGGACCAGAGCCCGCCAAGAAGGAGCAAAGCTTCTGATTCTGACCAGAGTCCACCAAGAAAACACCTCAATCCTGATAACGATCTCAGTCCACCTCGCCGGAAGGAAAATATCGATTCCAGTCCCCAAAGACGCATTAAACGTGATCCGGATGGAGACCTCAGCCCTGTGCGTCCTAATTCATCAGCACCCCGCGGTGGAGTTTCGGAGAAACTTACAAAAACCTTAGATGGAAAGATGGCTGGCCTTCAAACAGGTAGAGCATTACGAGAAGAGACAGAAGAATTGCGCAAAAGAGAAGAGGAAGCTTTCCGCAAAATGGACAAATCGCTCACTGGCCAGAACGCCACGACTGCCATACGTGCTGCTAAGCTGCGTCAAATCGAAGCAAAGCAACAGGTTGATAAAGAAAAAGCCGAGAAGATTGCTAAGCTTCAAGAAGCCTATCAAAAATGGAACAAGGGTCTTAAGCAGGGAGAGGCGCAGTCAACACAAGTGGCCGAAGCTATGCATGAAATGTCCAAACCATTGGCTCGCTTTGCTGGGGACGAAGATTTGGAAAGGTTGCTACGCGAACAAGACCGTGAAGGCGATCCCATGGCTGCTTACATGGCTAAGAAAAAGGTCAAGAGCAGTGGGGACGGCAAGGGGAAAGCCGCTAGACCTGTCTACAAAGGTCCCGCTGCTGCTCCCAATCGCTTTGGTATTTTGCCTGGTTACAGGTGGGATGGGGTTGACCGGTCCACAGGCTACGAGAAGATGTATTTCGAAAAGCAAAACAGCGCTGTAGCCCTCCAGGAAGAGGCATACAAATGGAGCGTATCCGACATGTGA
- the LOC116924619 gene encoding follistatin-related protein 1: MLRIIGLVSLICLRFHGSLASNSEENALDLSLGEDECSMMVCRAGRECKVGADGEAACACLASCPDHFVPVCGSNNQSYDNFCLMHRDACLTGVHISLKKKGYCSNKSIKKKSSKKDNIKEENHFEPVVCFQWERDALRRQIINYFRHHTADQSWYRPDLKSYEKQFARFFMCDTTKDNFVDANELAACVTEVPFALRTTTATNELVKVLCVDAIIDSADTNSDWRMDFEEYKTLMDSSFQPKEKLCSLEGKKYEDGSQTKVDCNDCVCACGSWVCSSKKCDEELNEIDDVDEDEDLEDELDEDEDKSEDLTSTKDEVKILKIEEDIDLKIDDPDEDQPPKINSDDDDDMDDEDDEEDDDEDYDDEIDVKPIKKSKNKKKKST, encoded by the exons ATGTTACGGATAATCGGCCTTGTTTCCCTCATTTGCCTCAGATTTCACGGGAGTCTGGCATCCAACTCTGAG GAAAATGCGCTGGATCTTAGCTTAGGCGAAG ACGAATGCAGTATGATGGTATGCCGCGCTGGAAGAGAGTGTAAGGTGGGTGCGGATGGCGAAGCTGCCTGTGCTTGCCTTGCATCCTGTCCTGACCATTTCGTCCCCGTGTGTGGTAGCAACAATCAATCGTACGATAATTTTTGCTTGATGCATCGAGATGCCTGCCTCACTGGAGTCCACATCAGCTTGAAGAAGAAAGGATATTGTTCCAACAAATCTATCAAGAAGAAGTCCAGCAAAAAGGATAacattaaagaagaaaatcatttCGAACCAG TGGTCTGTTTCCAATGGGAGCGGGATGCCCTCCGTCGTCAAATCATCAACTACTTCCGGCATCACACTGCCGATCAGAGCTGGTACCGGCCAGATCTGAAGAGTTATGAGAAACAGTTTGCCCGTTTCTTCATGTGCGACACAACTAAAGACAACTTTGTCGACGCCAACGAGCTGGCTGCTTGCGTAACCGAAGTTCCCTTTGCCCTTCGAACCACTACCGCCACCAACGAACTTGTAAA AGTATTGTGTGTGGACGCCATCATTGATTCAGCGGATACAAACTCAGATTGGCGAATGGATTTCGAGGAATACAAAACTCTGATGGATTCCAGTTTCCAGCCTAAAGAAAAGC TGTGTTCTttggaagggaaaaaatacgAGGATGGCTCTCAAACAAAGGTCGACTGTAACGATTG TGTCTGCGCCTGTGGTAGCTGGGTGTGCTCTTCCAAAAAATGTGACGAAGAGCTGAATGAAATCGATGACGtagatgaagatgaagatttgGAAGATGAGTTGGATGAAGATGAGGACAAGAGCGAAGACCTAACAAGCACCAAGGACGAGGTTAAAATTCTTAAAATCGAAGAGGACATCGATCTGAAGATTGACGATCCGGACGAGGATCAACCACCtaaaattaattcagatgATGACGACGATATGGATGACGAAgacgatgaagaagatgacgaCGAGGACTACGATGATGAAATTGATGTGAAGCCAATCAAGAAATctaaaaacaagaagaagaaatctaCGTAA
- the LOC116924613 gene encoding uncharacterized protein LOC116924613 isoform X2: MNRLVSKPTYGNGEYYYEDPFSSSLKIMQEKSTSLLRPSWNKTDLEIPVDYQQLFKQQSDLDIIQFEEKYLPQNATDNEIFFKFTPTVPKLDDPSTLGFSELWEFSPEVLSTKDLQITKCEPFGNLIYEETSPANIFYERAKQIPSQPLQFDDPLKMNPSPLLPAISADNFSPQTCLSLGNLKVPLKDIPYPETPSCDYLFDLARQVQDLNIVPDVKVIENKLEDPRKEMNEKQQEAFLVANTNLEITGNQNMPEEFGVIPVERVIAELPGFAVSSLKLMEAHLYACLQILKETNSPVIGDLLKESSTLAELDPKTTRLCLLKLQKEITKTKLDSGQDHNGKELRKILPTLLSLHGINKGLDLFLNIDYEIAYGTLANFEKTHETVLEGDYKSLIMQLLRLRPKKLEAWHPKLAELKGIVIRHLSEDKTNRKIWIRLYRYSSLLAERIERLFTDVGIQCEVDTRIGSPESTPFLPNGSSPIIVAEKVSENFPTSLLSLIIHYEWSSTWPMEKHWQSANVTQIAIEINRPVRLEQQSIPDQQTCPVSISTPTRHPGLSSPKEMEVDSSVEDDSDASMESESTFKHNKEKSTTNLTQESHLSIQDGTGIQVLDQSYAVSQSHIEEQQNMEKGLSQSPNKDSIHVSSPASVMQNNTDKSSSAGSTDSVLPVIVSAHLKNNVELMEAIDADGHLVVYDCDYEFLGYSAKYQPDVLINADTALLIIHEQEKFEETRLRVLTTSFKCTKCWIVVLAPGVISSSKPPLQWHSLTGLVRFYEKKDRKRHETRFHLKLRIAVNYHQVAFIMKDIAEDEIIQDIESHLQPLNDDAKLLLHFPQLNAVTASLIAQHFSAKELLSLSVETLCDRIPSLRQRIKIVRYFHEMSSKEDELQVEDVEQNSSFGHLKHDQPWHLETESLGECGSRQLPTPKKRAKLDSDHPEEMGTPFSASQLRDMWCSPSPSRPV; the protein is encoded by the exons atgaATAGGCTAGTTTCCAAACCGACATATGGAAATGGTGAGTATTATTACGAAGATCCTTTCTCATCGTCACTGAAGATAATGCAAGAAAAAAGCACCAGTCTTCTACGGCCAAGTTGGAACAAAACCGATTTGGAAATCCCTGTGGATTATCAACAACTTTTCAAGCAACAATCAGATCTAGACATAATACA GTTTGAAGAAAAATACTTGCCACAAAATGCCACTGACAAtgaaatcttttttaaattcacaCCTACTGTCCCCAAACT GGATGATCCAAGCACTCTGGGATTCTCAGAATTGTGGGAGTTTAGCCCTGAAGTTTTGTCAACCAAAGACCTGCAGATTACAAAGTGTGAACCTTTTGGAAACCTCATCTATGAGGAGACTAGTCCAGCCAACATTTTTTACGAAAGAGCAAAACAAATTCCTTCTCAACCACTACAGTTTGAT GATCCTCTGAAAATGAACCCATCACCCCTACTACCTGCTATATCAGCTGACAATTTTTCCCCCCAAACTTGCCTTTCACTAGGCAACCTAAAAGTGCCTTTGAAGGATATTCCTTATCCTGAAACACCCTCTTGCGATTACTTATTTGACCTCGCTCGTCAAGTTCAGGATCTAAACATTGTTCCCGACGTGAAAGTTATTGAAAACAAACTCGAAGAtcctagaaaagaaatgaatgaaaaacaacaagaggCATTCCTAGTAGCAAATACTAACTTGGAG ATCACAGGAAACCAGAACATGCCGGAAGAATTTGGTGTTATACCTGTTGAACGTGTAATTGCCGAATTACCAG GCTTTGCAGTCAGTTCGCTTAAACTAATGGAAGCCCATCTCTATGCGTGTTTACAAATTTTGAAAGAGACCAACTCTCCTGTGATTGGAGATTTGTTGAAAGAATCATCAACCCTTGCTGAACTGGACCCAAAAACGACACGTCTATGTCTCTTAAAATTACAAAAAGAGATCACTAAAACTAAATTAGATTCTGGACAAGACCACAATG GGAAAGAATTGAGAAAAATACTACCTACTTTACTCAGCTTACATGGCATAAACAAGGGGCTCGACTTGTTTTTGAATATAGATTACGAAATTGCTTACGGAACACTTGCAAATTTCGAAAAAACCCATGAAACAGTTCTTGAAG GTGATTACAAATCGTTAATAATGCAACTCCTACGACTACGTCCCAAAAAACTGGAAGCGTGGCATCCTAAGTTGGCAGAACTGAAAGGGATTGTAATACGTCATCTCAGTGAAGATAAAACTAATCGCAAAATCTGGATTCGTCTTTACCGTTACTCAAGTTTGCTAGCCGAACGCATTGAACGTCTGTTCACCGATGTGGGCATCCAGTGCGAAGTTGATACGCGAATTGGGAGTCCAGAATCCACACCTTTTTTACCGAATGGTAGCAGTCCTATCATTGTTGCAGAAAAAGTGTCCGAAAACTTCCCGACTAGCTTGTTATCTCTCATCATCCATTATGAATGGTCATCGACGTGGCCCATGGAAAAGCACTGGCAATCTGCTAACGTCACTCAAATAGCAATAGAGATTAATAGACCGGTTCGTCTAGAGCAACAAAGCATTCCTGACCAGCAAACCTGTCCAGTGTCAATTTCGACCCCAACTCGTCATCCCGGTCTTTCTTCTCCTAAGGAAATGGAAGTTGATAGCTCCGTTGAAGACGACTCTGATGCCAGTATGGAAAGCGAATCCACTTTTAAgcataacaaagaaaaatctacAACCAACCTTACACAAGAGTCTCATCTTAGTATTCAGGATGGAACAGGTATCCAGGTTCTCGACCAGTCTTATGCTGTATCTCAGAGTCATATCgaagaacaacaaaatatgGAAAAAGGTTTGAGTCAGAGTCCAAATAAGGATTCGATCCACGTAAGCAGTCCGGCTTCAGTTATGCAAAATAATACTGACAAGTCGTCATCCGCTGGATCAACCGATTCGGTCCTTCCAGTAATTGTATCTGCACATCTCAAGAATAATGTGGAACTCATGGAGGCTATCGATGCGGACGGACACCTCGTAGTATATGACTGCGATTACGA aTTCTTAGGTTACAGCGCTAAATATCAACCCGATGTCCTGATTAATGCAGATACGGCATTGCTAATCATTCATGAACAggaaaaatttgaagaaaCCCGTTTAAGAGTCTTGACAACCAGTTTCAAATGCACAAAATGCTGGATAGTCGTATTGGCGCCAGGTGTTATCAGCTCTTCTAAGCCGCCTTTGCAATGGCACTCACTTACGGGGCTGGTCCGTTTCTATGAGAAAAAGGATCGTAAAAGACACGAGACTCGGTTTCACTTAAAACTGCGCATAGCTGTCAACTATCACCAAGTGGCTTTCATTATGAAAGACATTGCAGAGGACGAGATCATCCAAGACATCGAGTCTCATCTGCAGCCCTTGAATGACGATGCCAAATTGTTGCTGCATTTTCCACAACTAAATGCCGTCACTGCATCCTTAATCGCGCAGCACTTTAGCGCGAAAGAACTACTTTCGCTATCCGTCGAAACTCTCTGCGATCGGATTCCAAGTTTGCGCCAAAGAATCAAA ATCGTTCGCTATTTCCATGAAATGAGTAGTAAAGAAGATGAACTGCAAGTCGAGGACGTGGAACAAAACTCATCTTTTGGCCATCTTAAACACGATCAACCCTGGCATCTAGAGACAGAAAGTCTGGGGGAATGTGGGTCACGTCAGTTGCCAACGCCAAAAAAGAGAGCCAAACTGGACAGTGACCATCCGGAAGAAATGGGCACGCCTTTTAGCGCTAGTCAGCTTCGAGACATGTGGTGCTCTCCTTCCCCTAGTCGACCGGTATAA
- the LOC116924613 gene encoding uncharacterized protein LOC116924613 isoform X1, protein MNRLVSKPTYGNGEYYYEDPFSSSLKIMQEKSTSLLRPSWNKTDLEIPVDYQQLFKQQSDLDIIQFEEKYLPQNATDNEIFFKFTPTVPKLDDPSTLGFSELWEFSPEVLSTKDLQITKCEPFGNLIYEETSPANIFYERAKQIPSQPLQFDDPLKMNPSPLLPAISADNFSPQTCLSLGNLKVPLKDIPYPETPSCDYLFDLARQVQDLNIVPDVKVIENKLEDPRKEMNEKQQEAFLVANTNLEVYHLKNLSKITIDLSDKYFQITGNQNMPEEFGVIPVERVIAELPGFAVSSLKLMEAHLYACLQILKETNSPVIGDLLKESSTLAELDPKTTRLCLLKLQKEITKTKLDSGQDHNGKELRKILPTLLSLHGINKGLDLFLNIDYEIAYGTLANFEKTHETVLEGDYKSLIMQLLRLRPKKLEAWHPKLAELKGIVIRHLSEDKTNRKIWIRLYRYSSLLAERIERLFTDVGIQCEVDTRIGSPESTPFLPNGSSPIIVAEKVSENFPTSLLSLIIHYEWSSTWPMEKHWQSANVTQIAIEINRPVRLEQQSIPDQQTCPVSISTPTRHPGLSSPKEMEVDSSVEDDSDASMESESTFKHNKEKSTTNLTQESHLSIQDGTGIQVLDQSYAVSQSHIEEQQNMEKGLSQSPNKDSIHVSSPASVMQNNTDKSSSAGSTDSVLPVIVSAHLKNNVELMEAIDADGHLVVYDCDYEFLGYSAKYQPDVLINADTALLIIHEQEKFEETRLRVLTTSFKCTKCWIVVLAPGVISSSKPPLQWHSLTGLVRFYEKKDRKRHETRFHLKLRIAVNYHQVAFIMKDIAEDEIIQDIESHLQPLNDDAKLLLHFPQLNAVTASLIAQHFSAKELLSLSVETLCDRIPSLRQRIKIVRYFHEMSSKEDELQVEDVEQNSSFGHLKHDQPWHLETESLGECGSRQLPTPKKRAKLDSDHPEEMGTPFSASQLRDMWCSPSPSRPV, encoded by the exons atgaATAGGCTAGTTTCCAAACCGACATATGGAAATGGTGAGTATTATTACGAAGATCCTTTCTCATCGTCACTGAAGATAATGCAAGAAAAAAGCACCAGTCTTCTACGGCCAAGTTGGAACAAAACCGATTTGGAAATCCCTGTGGATTATCAACAACTTTTCAAGCAACAATCAGATCTAGACATAATACA GTTTGAAGAAAAATACTTGCCACAAAATGCCACTGACAAtgaaatcttttttaaattcacaCCTACTGTCCCCAAACT GGATGATCCAAGCACTCTGGGATTCTCAGAATTGTGGGAGTTTAGCCCTGAAGTTTTGTCAACCAAAGACCTGCAGATTACAAAGTGTGAACCTTTTGGAAACCTCATCTATGAGGAGACTAGTCCAGCCAACATTTTTTACGAAAGAGCAAAACAAATTCCTTCTCAACCACTACAGTTTGAT GATCCTCTGAAAATGAACCCATCACCCCTACTACCTGCTATATCAGCTGACAATTTTTCCCCCCAAACTTGCCTTTCACTAGGCAACCTAAAAGTGCCTTTGAAGGATATTCCTTATCCTGAAACACCCTCTTGCGATTACTTATTTGACCTCGCTCGTCAAGTTCAGGATCTAAACATTGTTCCCGACGTGAAAGTTATTGAAAACAAACTCGAAGAtcctagaaaagaaatgaatgaaaaacaacaagaggCATTCCTAGTAGCAAATACTAACTTGGAGGTATACCACCTAAAAAATTTATCTAAAATAACCATTGATTTATCCGATAAATATTTTCAGATCACAGGAAACCAGAACATGCCGGAAGAATTTGGTGTTATACCTGTTGAACGTGTAATTGCCGAATTACCAG GCTTTGCAGTCAGTTCGCTTAAACTAATGGAAGCCCATCTCTATGCGTGTTTACAAATTTTGAAAGAGACCAACTCTCCTGTGATTGGAGATTTGTTGAAAGAATCATCAACCCTTGCTGAACTGGACCCAAAAACGACACGTCTATGTCTCTTAAAATTACAAAAAGAGATCACTAAAACTAAATTAGATTCTGGACAAGACCACAATG GGAAAGAATTGAGAAAAATACTACCTACTTTACTCAGCTTACATGGCATAAACAAGGGGCTCGACTTGTTTTTGAATATAGATTACGAAATTGCTTACGGAACACTTGCAAATTTCGAAAAAACCCATGAAACAGTTCTTGAAG GTGATTACAAATCGTTAATAATGCAACTCCTACGACTACGTCCCAAAAAACTGGAAGCGTGGCATCCTAAGTTGGCAGAACTGAAAGGGATTGTAATACGTCATCTCAGTGAAGATAAAACTAATCGCAAAATCTGGATTCGTCTTTACCGTTACTCAAGTTTGCTAGCCGAACGCATTGAACGTCTGTTCACCGATGTGGGCATCCAGTGCGAAGTTGATACGCGAATTGGGAGTCCAGAATCCACACCTTTTTTACCGAATGGTAGCAGTCCTATCATTGTTGCAGAAAAAGTGTCCGAAAACTTCCCGACTAGCTTGTTATCTCTCATCATCCATTATGAATGGTCATCGACGTGGCCCATGGAAAAGCACTGGCAATCTGCTAACGTCACTCAAATAGCAATAGAGATTAATAGACCGGTTCGTCTAGAGCAACAAAGCATTCCTGACCAGCAAACCTGTCCAGTGTCAATTTCGACCCCAACTCGTCATCCCGGTCTTTCTTCTCCTAAGGAAATGGAAGTTGATAGCTCCGTTGAAGACGACTCTGATGCCAGTATGGAAAGCGAATCCACTTTTAAgcataacaaagaaaaatctacAACCAACCTTACACAAGAGTCTCATCTTAGTATTCAGGATGGAACAGGTATCCAGGTTCTCGACCAGTCTTATGCTGTATCTCAGAGTCATATCgaagaacaacaaaatatgGAAAAAGGTTTGAGTCAGAGTCCAAATAAGGATTCGATCCACGTAAGCAGTCCGGCTTCAGTTATGCAAAATAATACTGACAAGTCGTCATCCGCTGGATCAACCGATTCGGTCCTTCCAGTAATTGTATCTGCACATCTCAAGAATAATGTGGAACTCATGGAGGCTATCGATGCGGACGGACACCTCGTAGTATATGACTGCGATTACGA aTTCTTAGGTTACAGCGCTAAATATCAACCCGATGTCCTGATTAATGCAGATACGGCATTGCTAATCATTCATGAACAggaaaaatttgaagaaaCCCGTTTAAGAGTCTTGACAACCAGTTTCAAATGCACAAAATGCTGGATAGTCGTATTGGCGCCAGGTGTTATCAGCTCTTCTAAGCCGCCTTTGCAATGGCACTCACTTACGGGGCTGGTCCGTTTCTATGAGAAAAAGGATCGTAAAAGACACGAGACTCGGTTTCACTTAAAACTGCGCATAGCTGTCAACTATCACCAAGTGGCTTTCATTATGAAAGACATTGCAGAGGACGAGATCATCCAAGACATCGAGTCTCATCTGCAGCCCTTGAATGACGATGCCAAATTGTTGCTGCATTTTCCACAACTAAATGCCGTCACTGCATCCTTAATCGCGCAGCACTTTAGCGCGAAAGAACTACTTTCGCTATCCGTCGAAACTCTCTGCGATCGGATTCCAAGTTTGCGCCAAAGAATCAAA ATCGTTCGCTATTTCCATGAAATGAGTAGTAAAGAAGATGAACTGCAAGTCGAGGACGTGGAACAAAACTCATCTTTTGGCCATCTTAAACACGATCAACCCTGGCATCTAGAGACAGAAAGTCTGGGGGAATGTGGGTCACGTCAGTTGCCAACGCCAAAAAAGAGAGCCAAACTGGACAGTGACCATCCGGAAGAAATGGGCACGCCTTTTAGCGCTAGTCAGCTTCGAGACATGTGGTGCTCTCCTTCCCCTAGTCGACCGGTATAA
- the LOC116924615 gene encoding elongator complex protein 3 translates to MAPVERSKYSLIELSVLAISDIIQELLKAHENGKDLNLNKIKTQISSKYGLPSTPKLVDIIAAVPIEHRKILVPKLKAKPIRTASGIAVVAVMCKPHRCPHINMTGNICVYCPGGPDSDFEYSTQSYTGYEPTSMRAIRARYNPYLQTRQRVEQLKQLGHSVDKVEFIVMGGTFMSLPEDYRDYFIRNLHDALSGHTSNDVTQAVEYSERSLTKCIGITIETRPDYCLKRHQSDMLKYGCTRLEIGVQSVYEDIARDTNRGHTVKAVCESFHLGKDSGFKIVSHMMPDLPNVGLERDIDQFIEFFENPLFRADGLKIYPTLVIRGTGLYELWKTGRYRSYHPNVLVDLVAKILALVPPWTRIYRVQRDIPMPLVSSGVENGNLRELALARMVEFGIDCRDVRTREVGIQEVHHKVRPYEVELIRRDYVANGGWETFLSYEDPERDILIGLLRLRKCSSQAFRPELQGGVSIVRELHVYGSVVPVSGRDPRKFQHQGFGTLLMEEAARIAKEEHKSFKIAVISGVGTRNYYRKLGYQLEGPYMTKLLN, encoded by the exons ATGGCTCCGGTTGAACGTTCTAAGTATTCCCTCATTGAGTTATCGGTCTTAGCAATTAGTGACATTATTCAAGAACTTCTAAAAGCTCATGAAAATGGGAAAGACCTCAAtcttaacaaaataaaaacacagaTTTCTTCCAAATATGGATTGCCATCCACACCAAAG TTGGTGGACATCATTGCTGCAGTACCCATAGAACATAGAAAAATTCTGGTTCCTAAGCTGAAAGCAAAACCAATTAGGACTGCTAGTGGG ATTGCAGTTGTAGCTGTTATGTGTAAGCCTCATCGATGCCCACACATTAACATGACTGGAAACATATGTGTTTATTGTCCTGGAGGGCCTGATTCTGACTTTGAGTATTCTACACAATCCTACACTGGTTATGAACCAACCTCAATGCGTGCAATTAGAGCAAG ATACAATCCCTACCTTCAGACGCGTCAACGAGTTGAACAg CTAAAGCAGCTTGGCCATAGCGTTGACAAAGTGGAATTCATTGTTATGGGAGGGACTTTCATGTCTCTTCCTGAGGATTACAGAGATTATTTTATCAGGAACTTGCACGATGCTCTTTCAGGTCACACAAGCAATGATGTCACTCAG GCCGTTGAGTATTCTGAAAGAAGTCTAACTAAATGCATCGGAATTACGATCGAAACGCGACCAGATTATTGTCTTAAAAGACATCAGTCTGACATGTTAAAATACGGATGCACGCGGTTGGAAATCGGTGTTCAATCA GTTTACGAAGACATCGCACGAGACACAAACCGCGGACATACAGTTAAGGCTGTGTGCGAAAGTTTTCATTTGGGAAAGGATTCAGGTTTCAAAATCGTTTCCCATATGATGCCGGATTTGCCAAACGTCGGATTAGAGCGAGACATTGACCAATTCATC GAGTTTTTCGAAAATCCTCTCTTTCGAGCCGATGGATTAAAAATTTATCCCACACTGGTTATCCGCGGCACTGGCCTGTACGAG CTCTGGAAAACAGGCCGTTATCGCTCCTACCATCCCAATGTTTTAGTCGATCTGGTAGCAAAAATTTTAGCTCTAGTACCACCATGGACCCGTATCTACCGCGTACAACGAGATATTCCAATGCCACTCGTAAG CTCCGGAGTTGAAAATGGAAACCTCCGTGAATTAGCATTAGCGAGGATGGTAGAGTTTGGTATAGACTGCAGAGATGTCCGAACTAGAGAAGTAGGAATTCAAGAAGTGCACCACAAAGTCCGCCCTTACGAG GTCGAATTGATTCGTCGTGATTACGTTGCCAATGGTGGATGGGAAACTTTTCTGTCTTACGAAGATCCTGAACGTGATATCTTGATTGGTTTACTACGATTGCGCAAGTGCTCATCACAAGCTTTCCGCCCGGAATTACAAGGAGGAGTTTCAATTGTTCGCGAACTGCACGTGTATGGTAGCGTGGTGCCGGTTAGCGGTCGAGACCCAAGAAAGTTTCAACATCAAGGTTTTGGAACGCTTTTAATGGAAGAGGCGGCACGTATTGCCAAAGAGGAACACAAGTCCTTCAAAATAGCTGTCATCTCGGGAGTAGGGACACGAAATTACTACCGCAAATTGGGTTATCAACTTGAGGGTCCCTACATGACGAAGTTATTAAATTAA